The segment CGAGACCTACCAGGAGGATGAAAAGTGCGGCCTACAGGAGATAGAGTATCTCAACATAATCGATCCGTACTATGCGGTGAAGAAAAATTCGCCCTTCCGCGAAATCGTCCGGTTGGGTTTGTTCCGTTTGCGTGAATTCGGCATCCAAGATCGGGAACATTCGATGCTCTACACGCGGAAACCGAAGTGCACCGGTGGAAGTAGCTTCATCCCGGTTTCGATTGTCGATGTTTGGCCGGCACTGATGCTACTCGGTTGGGGCTTCGGCGTTTCCGCGGGCGTTTTTGTGGTGGAAAAGATTCTCGCAACGGTTCGAAAGCGAAAGCAAGTTGCTGCCGGCACGAATGGAGCATTCTTCAAGCGATCGACTAATATGATGGGCGTCTTCTTTGAGTGAGACTCTTTAATACTAAACAATACTTATTTTCAATATGTAAAAATTCATCGCATGCTGCTTGGGTTCTCTCCTAAGTAGCTTACCTTAAAACGGCACAAATAAAAGAGCAAATAAAATGACCGCGATCCATTTTGATTTGATCAAAGATCTCTTAGAAAGTCCTTTCGTGTGATGATACCGCGAACGCGGTTCTCCAGCGTTACCACCACTAGGTGGCGCAGGCCTAGGGCGCGGAATCGCTGGAACAGGCGCGGTACCGACGTCTCCGGATTGACACTGTGCGGAGAtgggttcataaaaattgtcaTGTCGACAGTGCAATTTGCGATAGTTTTATCGTCGCTTATGTGAATATcctataaaattaaataagataTGTGTTAAGTATGGGATTCTAGTAGAAATGCAACAACCAATCACCTTAATACTAGGATAGCGCGGATATTCCTTGCGAAAGTCTTCAATTGTGATTGAATTCTGCCAATGGCGTTTGGTTTCCTCGAAAAAGCTTCGATTTAATATTACCACCAGCTGAGATCGCAATATAATACCGATCAACTTGCCATTTTCACGGGTGTGCTAAAATTGATAAGTCCTTCATTATTAGGTACCCATTTAAATCGCTTTTCGACAAAACTCATACCTTATTATCATCTTCTACGACAGGGAATCCGTTGTAGGTGgtattttgcaaaatatcaatAATGTACTTGATCTTCTCCTTTCTTCGTACGCAAACCACCGGTTTGTTCATAATGTTGTGAGCAAAGCTTTGCTCCAGCGCAGGCTCCACATGCCACGGCAGCATAGGAACTTTGGATGTTTTAATCTGGGTATCGTAGATACCCTCATTGAAATAATCACCGCACCATTTGGCCGACATCAACGTAACGATAATGGGTAATACGAAGCTAATATTGCCGGTAGTTTCCAGGATTATGACTGTCAAACTGAGCGTCATTCGTACCGTTCCTCCCAGCTGAGCGGCTGCGCCGATCAGTGCGTATTTGCCGGGGCTCATAAAGACCTGTGCCATTAGAAAATATTGTGAGAATGGAACTATTATGGTCTAAAATGAGACTTACACTCGATGAGGGGAACGCCAGCACGACAAAGGTAGCCGCCAGTCGACCCCAAGCGGCACCAACCAATAACGTAGGTATAAAAATACCCAGCGAAACACTCAAACCGTACGTTACGCAGGACAATGCATAGTAAATCGGGACGAATACAGCCAACGTTAGAATATTGTGCGATCCGGGTGGGTCGTGGAACAGTGCTTTTACGGTCGCCTCCGGCGTTTGAAACCACAGCGCAGCAGCTGCGTTATACTCATTATCCTCACAGTACAACTGGACCGGTGTCTCCGTCGGATCATTACCCAACGGTCTGCAGTCATTGATCGAATAAGCCATTGCACAACCGCACGTTGCTACGGCAGTTGCAACAAAGGCTGCCTCCAGCACCTTTGCCCATCGGTACTGTATAAAACGTGCTCGAAAAATGTTAATTCGCGTGTTAGTACAGTTCCAGAAAGCTCCGGAAAGTCCACCGAAGACCCCCATCAGCATAAATATCGGCAATTCAAAGTACTCGAACGAAAGCGGCTCGAACTCTCCCAAATTGAACAAACCTCGATAGCGGAAGCTGCTCAGACCATTGTACGCCGACAGGACCAGATTGAGGGTGAACGAACTAATGATGGAGGCAAAGAAGGTTCGCCAAATTAGCGCCTGATTCCAAAAGCTGGCCGCTTCCTCCAACGAAAACAGAATTCCTCCTATTGGGGCACCGAAAGCTGCCGCAACGCCAGCAGCCGCCCCACCGACCACGAAGTCCCGTTTCTCGTGATCGTCACGAAAGTATCGAAAGATACGAAAATCCCGGCGGAAAGTTGTACTTTTTCCTTGCGATAAGCCGGCAGCTATCACTGCGCCACTGTGAATCATGGGTCCTTCCTTACCACCGGCTAGACCTCCAACAACGGACGTGGCTACTCCCACCGCTTTCACAGCCAATGTTTTAATCCTTACAATTCGAGGAATTTTAACTCCATTTAAATAGCATTTCACCTGCGGTATGCCACTTCCACCCGCTACCGGTTCAACGTACGCTACCAACGTCGCTCCAATTACAACCGGCACCACATTGGTTAGTGCCCAGTAGAGGTACGGAATGCTAAGGTCCCCACTTATGATATTCTGATCGACCGTTTGCTTCAGAAACGTATACTTAATTCGGGACAGTTCGTCTATAACGATATTGATGCCACAAGCTACCAGCGCCGTGACGACGCCGATCTGCAGCGAGATTATCCAGCGGGCAAAGTCCTTCCGCACGGTGAACCACGGCTCGATTTTACCATGCTCCTGCTGCCATAGGACATTTTCGCACACATCATAATCGAGACTCTGTGAAacgcgaaaaaaaaaagaaaatgcatcaAAATTAGAAAGTGCTATATTTTCTCAATCCCCTGTTTGGAAACCTCTTGCGCGTCAGATGTTTCTACGCTCAGCGTCCGATAAGACATTGCGCGACGACGAACGCTATAACTAGAACTGAAAAGGCGTGAGGCGAACGTCGATTCGACTCGCGCGCGCCTTATCAGTTCTGTTGAATGTGGTTTACATTGACTTTATAGGAAAATCAGTTCTAACCGGCTGACTCATCCAATGCTCTCTTCGACGAATTCCAGTCGATCAGTACACACTAGTTGGTACTTAACTAGGAGAGAGTATTAGTTCGTCACGAACCTTGCGTTTTACTACTAGCCCTTTATTTGGTTGCTTGAATCGGTTTATCGCGGGGCACATCTAGTTTCGGCAGAGCCGTATGTTTGTTTTTCATACGCAGAAGCTGATGCAATCCATCTCTTATAAACCTAACCTCGCGAACTAAATGCATCGTGCAAATGCAGCTGCACTCACTCACCTCATACTTGGACTTTTCCTTATTATTAGGTCCAACGCAGAATAAtggctcgtcgtcgtcgtcgtcctcctcCTCAGACGGAGTTAAATTTACGGATAGCTCATCCTAGAAGAACGACACTCAGATTATACAAATTCAAATTAATGGGCAATCTGTGGCTGCACTGCAGACCGATGCCTACGTTGGCGTTTGATCGACGACGGTTTGAAGTCTGATAGTAATTAGTATCACGACTGACATTATCGCTATCGTCTTCAAACGGAGAAACTGCCGCTCTGTGAACGAGCGGTTCCTTCGACGTACGCTTTCGCGTCATTTTTGGTTCGGGCTAGGCTGGAACTTGGTTCCTCACGACTGTgattaaattacaaaaaatgttttgatttcgTAAACAAATTCGGATTGAGTGCGGTACAGATTGATGACGATTTCTGTGCGTGCTGCTACAAAATTGACCATTCGAAATAAAACGACGAAAACACAACACTTATTAAAATAGTACAATAACGCCACTTATCATCGCAGGAATAGGTATTCGATTACTCATCTGGTGTTgaccattttttaacttttccgACTTGTCGAAGTGCTGGCTGGCTGATGTTTCTTTTGTTcaacttgtttttatttttgacagGACTGGAGGATGACAGTTCAATGAATACAAGCGCAGGTGTGGAAGAAAAACAATATTGTAAGAAAATGACGTCTTACCCCCTAAAAAAGTGATTGGCGTTCTCAGaaatattgctgttgcagttgaaaaccgtaataatcgacgtgcgacactcgattttatttttgttctgtgtgtcgcaactacatcgcacgtggtgcgctgtatagcgcatcaatgtagTGCaatcacagcgcaccacgtgcgacgtagttgcgacacacaaagcaaagcaaatccaTCCTACTGACTCCATAGCGGCAcgtcccagccgagattcgactGGCTTGTTCTActggtaaattttaccgaactcggagcagcagaacgttcggaaAAAtcttttatgatgccaaacattactaatgatccgtaaacatCGATTGGCTCCAccgacatttttaccgaacgtttggATGcgcagagttcggtaaaattttacccaACGTTTTAACTGTGAAAACcaaatgtcgcacgtcgattattacggcttTCAACTACAACAGCAATATTAACACGaagatattgtcaattgcaaggaaaattttaccacccaaagtgcgatatcgctaataaaagtgctattttgcattaaatcgtttcggtacgttcgacgcacttattgcttggaagataacgaaaaagtgcgccgaagaaaccgaaacgatttaatgcaaaatagcacttttatgagcgatatcgcactttggatggtacaattttccttgcaattgacaataaaagTGGATAAAATTTTTGGTAACAGCAGAGTACGAAATActctgaagtcgctttttacgcggttttttacgtgaatttcggaatttacgcggttttttttacgcgaatttcggaatttacgcggtttttttcacgcgaatttcggaatttacgcggttttttacacgaataacacagaatgactccagcaggtggggagaagagtccgttcattatccacgatgtgttgttaatcgggccaagattaaccctagaaagttgactgttccactctccctaggcccaccgctttaaacaagtgctctgatggtccgtctctcttcccgattctagtttatttatgaaatgtgatatacagcctgaattcgttaattgggacacgactgcactccagctgattcgctaattgggctgacggacagttgttagaaatttctaaactcgaaaattccgtacaattttgacattcaagttgtcacatagcccaatcagcgaacacccaattaacgaaccgcccaattaacaaaactttgctgtatatgggtaaaaatagaacaatctcaccagcagtccttcgaatggaatagagttgcgtccttttagtttccataagtgcttctaataattagtttaattttttcttctggtttccaatatccatgtgcagtacaGTACCACcacgctaatccgacaaattcatggccggattaacgaattttgactcgataatccggcagTCAAACTAACGTCAGTGGGGTTTTGAAATGTCGTGTTGTTTACATCCAGACGTAAACAACTCcgaaaatttccgaaaaaagtGTCGCAAATAcgcaataaatttgtgttgaactAAGAAATACTCAATTTATTCTATAAAATACCTTTAAATTCTTGTTTAGCTTAGAAATAAGCGCAAGGCCGttaatcttttgaaaagacggATGAAAAATGGAGCTCCAGGCAAAATTAAACGCAGTTATAAGGAGCACCATTTACCCTTTCCATTTAGTTGTAGTTGGAATG is part of the Sabethes cyaneus chromosome 2, idSabCyanKW18_F2, whole genome shotgun sequence genome and harbors:
- the LOC128734651 gene encoding H(+)/Cl(-) exchange transporter 7, with protein sequence MTRKRTSKEPLVHRAAVSPFEDDSDNVSRDTNYYQTSNRRRSNANDELSVNLTPSEEEDDDDDEPLFCVGPNNKEKSKYESLDYDVCENVLWQQEHGKIEPWFTVRKDFARWIISLQIGVVTALVACGINIVIDELSRIKYTFLKQTVDQNIISGDLSIPYLYWALTNVVPVVIGATLVAYVEPVAGGSGIPQVKCYLNGVKIPRIVRIKTLAVKAVGVATSVVGGLAGGKEGPMIHSGAVIAAGLSQGKSTTFRRDFRIFRYFRDDHEKRDFVVGGAAAGVAAAFGAPIGGILFSLEEAASFWNQALIWRTFFASIISSFTLNLVLSAYNGLSSFRYRGLFNLGEFEPLSFEYFELPIFMLMGVFGGLSGAFWNCTNTRINIFRARFIQYRWAKVLEAAFVATAVATCGCAMAYSINDCRPLGNDPTETPVQLYCEDNEYNAAAALWFQTPEATVKALFHDPPGSHNILTLAVFVPIYYALSCVTYGLSVSLGIFIPTLLVGAAWGRLAATFVVLAFPSSSVFMSPGKYALIGAAAQLGGTVRMTLSLTVIILETTGNISFVLPIIVTLMSAKWCGDYFNEGIYDTQIKTSKVPMLPWHVEPALEQSFAHNIMNKPVVCVRRKEKIKYIIDILQNTTYNGFPVVEDDNKHTRENGKLIGIILRSQLVVILNRSFFEETKRHWQNSITIEDFRKEYPRYPSIKDIHISDDKTIANCTVDMTIFMNPSPHSVNPETSVPRLFQRFRALGLRHLVVVTLENRVRGIITRKDFLRDL